Proteins encoded within one genomic window of Callithrix jacchus isolate 240 chromosome 11, calJac240_pri, whole genome shotgun sequence:
- the CALD1 gene encoding caldesmon isoform X4: MDDFERRRELRRQKREEMRLEAERIAYQRNDDDEEEAARERRRRARQERLRQKQEEESLGQVTDQVEVNAQNSVPNEEAKTATTNTQVEGDDEAAFLERLARREERRQKRLQEALERQKEFDPTITDASLSLPSRRMQNDTAENETAEKEEKSESRQERYEIEETETITKSYQKNDWRNADENKKDAKEKEEEEEEKSKRGSIGENQVEGMVEEKTTASQEETVGMSLKNGQISSEEPQPEEEREQGSDEIPHHEKMEEEDKERAEAERVRLEAEERERIKAEQDKKIADERARIEAEEKAAAQERERREEERERMREEEKRAAEERERMREEEKRAAEERQRVKEEEKRAAEERQRVKEEEKRAAEERQRVKEEEKRAAEERQRAKAEEEEKAKTEEQKRNKQLEEKKNATQETKIKGEKVKVKIEGKWVNEKKVQEDKLQTAVPKKQIKDEKIKKDKEPKEEVKSFMDRKKGFTEVKSQNGEFMTHKLKHTENTFSRPGGKASVDTKEAEGAPQVEAGKRLEELRRRRGETESEEFEKLKQKQQEAALELEELKKKREERRKVLEEEEQRRKQEEADRKLREEEEKRRLKEEIERRRAEAAEKRQKMPEDGLSDDKKPFKCFTPKGSSLKIEERAEFLNKSVQKSGVKSTHQAAVVSKIDSRLEQYTSAIEGTKSAKPTKPAASDLPVPAEGVRNIKSMWEKGNVFSSPTAAGTPNKETAGLKVGVSSRINEWLTKTPDGNKSPAPKPSDLRPGDVSGKRNLWEKQSVDKVTSPTKV; the protein is encoded by the exons AATCGCCTACCAGAGGAACGACGATGATGAAGAGGAGGCCGCCCGGGAACGGCGCCGTCGAGCCCGACAGGAACGGCTGcggcagaagcaggaggaagaatCCTTGGGACAGGTGACCGACCAGGTGGAGGTGAATGCCCAGAACAG TGTGCCCAACGAGGAGGCCAAGACAGCGACCACAAACACTCAAGTGGAAGGGGATGATGAGGCCGCATTCCTGGAGCGCCTGGCTCGGCGAGAGGAAAGACGCCAAAAACGCCTTCAGGAGGCTCTGGAGCGGCAGAAGGAGTTTGACCCAACAATAACAGATGCAAGTCTGTCACTCCCAAGCAGAAGAATGCAAAATGACacagcagaaaatgaaactgcagagaaggaagaaaaaagtgaaagtcGCCAAGAAAGATACGAGATAGAGGAAACAGAAACAATCACGAAGTCCTACCAGAAGAATGATTGGAGGAATGCTGATGAAAACAAGAAAGACgccaaggaaaaggaggaggaggaggaagagaaatcaAAGCGAGGGAGCATTGGAGAAAATCAGGTAGAGGGGATGGTAGAAGAGAAAACAACCGCCAGCCAGGAGGAAACGGTGGGAAtgtcattaaaaaatgggcagatCAGTTCAGAAGAGCCTCAgccagaggaggagagggaacaAGGTTCAGATGAGATTCCCCATCATGAAAAGATGGAAGAGGAAGACAAGGAAAGAGCTGAGGCAGAGAGGGTAAGGttggaagcagaagaaagagaaagaattaaagcTGAACAAGACAAAAAGATTGCAGATGAACGAGCAAGAattgaagcagaagaaaaagcagctgcccaagaaagagaaaggagagaagaggagagggaaaggatgagggaggaagagaaaagggcagcagaggagagggaaaggatgagggaggaagagaaaagggcagcagaggagaggcagagggtgaaggaggaagagaagagggcagcagaggagaggcagagggtgaaggaggaagagaaaagggcagcagaggagaggcagagggtgaaggaggaagagaaaagggcagcagaggagaggcagagggccaaggcagaggaggaagagaaagctaAGACAGAAGAGCAGAAACGTAACAAGcagctagaagagaaaaaaaatgccacacaAGAGACAAAGATAAAAGGGGAAAAGGTAAAAGTGAAAATAGAAGGGAAATGGGTAAATGAAAAGAAAGTGCAAGAAGATAAACTTCAGACAGCTGTCCCAAAGAAACAG ATCAAAGatgaaaagattaaaaaggaCAAAGAACCCAAAGAAGAAGTTAAGAGCTTCATGGATCGGAAGAAAGGATTTACAGAAGTCAAGTCACAGAATGGAGAATTCATGACCCACAAACTTAAACATACAGAGAATACTTTCAG CCGCCCTGGAGGGAAGGCCAGCGTGGACACCAAGGAGGCTGAAGGCGCCCCCCAGGTCGAAGCCGGCAAGCGGCTGGAGGAGCTTCGTCGTCGTCGCGGGGAGACTGAGAGCGAAGAGTTTGAGAAGCTCAAACAGAAGCAGCAGGAGGCGGCTTTGGAGCTGGAGGAGctcaagaaaaagagggaggagagaaggaaggttctggaggaggaagaacagaggaggaagcaggaggaggcCGATCGAAAACTCAGAGAGGAG gaagagaagagaaggctaAAGGAAGAGATTGAAAGGCGAAGAGCAGAAGCTGCTGAGAAACGCCAGAAGATGCCAGAAGATGGCTTGTCAGATGACAAGAAACCATTCAAGTGTTTCACTCCTAAAGGTTCATCTCTCAAg ATAGAAGAGCGAGCAGAATTTTTGAATAAGTCTGTGCAGAAAAG TGGTGTCAAATCAACTCATCAAGCAGCAGTAGTCTCCAAGATTGACAGCAGACTGGAGCAGTATACCAGTGCAATTGAG GGAACGAAAAGTGCAAAACCTACAAAGCCGGCAGCCTCGGATCTTCCTGTTCCTGCTGAAGGGGTACGCAACATCAAGAGCATGTGGGAGAAAGGGAATGTGTTTTCATCCCCCACGGCAGCAGGCACCCCAAATAAG GAAACTGCTGGCTTGAAGGTAGGGGTTTCCAGCCGCATCAATGAATGGCTAACTAAAACCCCAGATGGAAACAAGTCACCTGCTCCCAAACCTTCT gacttgagaccaggagatgTATCCGGCAAGCGGAACCTCTGGGAAAAGCAATCTGTGGACAAGGTCACTTCCCCCACTAAG
- the CALD1 gene encoding caldesmon isoform X8, with protein sequence MLGGSGSHGRRSLAALSQIAYQRNDDDEEEAARERRRRARQERLRQKQEEESLGQVTDQVEVNAQNSVPNEEAKTATTNTQVEGDDEAAFLERLARREERRQKRLQEALERQKEFDPTITDASLSLPSRRMQNDTAENETAEKEEKSESRQERYEIEETETITKSYQKNDWRNADENKKDAKEKEEEEEEKSKRGSIGENQIKDEKIKKDKEPKEEVKSFMDRKKGFTEVKSQNGEFMTHKLKHTENTFSRPGGKASVDTKEAEGAPQVEAGKRLEELRRRRGETESEEFEKLKQKQQEAALELEELKKKREERRKVLEEEEQRRKQEEADRKLREEEEKRRLKEEIERRRAEAAEKRQKMPEDGLSDDKKPFKCFTPKGSSLKIEERAEFLNKSVQKSGVKSTHQAAVVSKIDSRLEQYTSAIEGTKSAKPTKPAASDLPVPAEGVRNIKSMWEKGNVFSSPTAAGTPNKETAGLKVGVSSRINEWLTKTPDGNKSPAPKPSDLRPGDVSGKRNLWEKQSVDKVTSPTKV encoded by the exons AATCGCCTACCAGAGGAACGACGATGATGAAGAGGAGGCCGCCCGGGAACGGCGCCGTCGAGCCCGACAGGAACGGCTGcggcagaagcaggaggaagaatCCTTGGGACAGGTGACCGACCAGGTGGAGGTGAATGCCCAGAACAG TGTGCCCAACGAGGAGGCCAAGACAGCGACCACAAACACTCAAGTGGAAGGGGATGATGAGGCCGCATTCCTGGAGCGCCTGGCTCGGCGAGAGGAAAGACGCCAAAAACGCCTTCAGGAGGCTCTGGAGCGGCAGAAGGAGTTTGACCCAACAATAACAGATGCAAGTCTGTCACTCCCAAGCAGAAGAATGCAAAATGACacagcagaaaatgaaactgcagagaaggaagaaaaaagtgaaagtcGCCAAGAAAGATACGAGATAGAGGAAACAGAAACAATCACGAAGTCCTACCAGAAGAATGATTGGAGGAATGCTGATGAAAACAAGAAAGACgccaaggaaaaggaggaggaggaggaagagaaatcaAAGCGAGGGAGCATTGGAGAAAATCAG ATCAAAGatgaaaagattaaaaaggaCAAAGAACCCAAAGAAGAAGTTAAGAGCTTCATGGATCGGAAGAAAGGATTTACAGAAGTCAAGTCACAGAATGGAGAATTCATGACCCACAAACTTAAACATACAGAGAATACTTTCAG CCGCCCTGGAGGGAAGGCCAGCGTGGACACCAAGGAGGCTGAAGGCGCCCCCCAGGTCGAAGCCGGCAAGCGGCTGGAGGAGCTTCGTCGTCGTCGCGGGGAGACTGAGAGCGAAGAGTTTGAGAAGCTCAAACAGAAGCAGCAGGAGGCGGCTTTGGAGCTGGAGGAGctcaagaaaaagagggaggagagaaggaaggttctggaggaggaagaacagaggaggaagcaggaggaggcCGATCGAAAACTCAGAGAGGAG gaagagaagagaaggctaAAGGAAGAGATTGAAAGGCGAAGAGCAGAAGCTGCTGAGAAACGCCAGAAGATGCCAGAAGATGGCTTGTCAGATGACAAGAAACCATTCAAGTGTTTCACTCCTAAAGGTTCATCTCTCAAg ATAGAAGAGCGAGCAGAATTTTTGAATAAGTCTGTGCAGAAAAG TGGTGTCAAATCAACTCATCAAGCAGCAGTAGTCTCCAAGATTGACAGCAGACTGGAGCAGTATACCAGTGCAATTGAG GGAACGAAAAGTGCAAAACCTACAAAGCCGGCAGCCTCGGATCTTCCTGTTCCTGCTGAAGGGGTACGCAACATCAAGAGCATGTGGGAGAAAGGGAATGTGTTTTCATCCCCCACGGCAGCAGGCACCCCAAATAAG GAAACTGCTGGCTTGAAGGTAGGGGTTTCCAGCCGCATCAATGAATGGCTAACTAAAACCCCAGATGGAAACAAGTCACCTGCTCCCAAACCTTCT gacttgagaccaggagatgTATCCGGCAAGCGGAACCTCTGGGAAAAGCAATCTGTGGACAAGGTCACTTCCCCCACTAAG
- the CALD1 gene encoding caldesmon isoform X5, which produces MDDFERRRELRRQKREEMRLEAERIAYQRNDDDEEEAARERRRRARQERLRQKQEEESLGQVTDQVEVNAQNSVPNEEAKTATTNTQVEGDDEAAFLERLARREERRQKRLQEALERQKEFDPTITDASLSLPSRRMQNDTAENETAEKEEKSESRQERYEIEETETITKSYQKNDWRNADENKKDAKEKEEEEEEKSKRGSIGENQIKDEKIKKDKEPKEEVKSFMDRKKGFTEVKSQNGEFMTHKLKHTENTFSRPGGKASVDTKEAEGAPQVEAGKRLEELRRRRGETESEEFEKLKQKQQEAALELEELKKKREERRKVLEEEEQRRKQEEADRKLREEEEKRRLKEEIERRRAEAAEKRQKMPEDGLSDDKKPFKCFTPKGSSLKIEERAEFLNKSVQKSSGVKSTHQAAVVSKIDSRLEQYTSAIEGTKSAKPTKPAASDLPVPAEGVRNIKSMWEKGNVFSSPTAAGTPNKETAGLKVGVSSRINEWLTKTPDGNKSPAPKPSDLRPGDVSGKRNLWEKQSVDKVTSPTKV; this is translated from the exons AATCGCCTACCAGAGGAACGACGATGATGAAGAGGAGGCCGCCCGGGAACGGCGCCGTCGAGCCCGACAGGAACGGCTGcggcagaagcaggaggaagaatCCTTGGGACAGGTGACCGACCAGGTGGAGGTGAATGCCCAGAACAG TGTGCCCAACGAGGAGGCCAAGACAGCGACCACAAACACTCAAGTGGAAGGGGATGATGAGGCCGCATTCCTGGAGCGCCTGGCTCGGCGAGAGGAAAGACGCCAAAAACGCCTTCAGGAGGCTCTGGAGCGGCAGAAGGAGTTTGACCCAACAATAACAGATGCAAGTCTGTCACTCCCAAGCAGAAGAATGCAAAATGACacagcagaaaatgaaactgcagagaaggaagaaaaaagtgaaagtcGCCAAGAAAGATACGAGATAGAGGAAACAGAAACAATCACGAAGTCCTACCAGAAGAATGATTGGAGGAATGCTGATGAAAACAAGAAAGACgccaaggaaaaggaggaggaggaggaagagaaatcaAAGCGAGGGAGCATTGGAGAAAATCAG ATCAAAGatgaaaagattaaaaaggaCAAAGAACCCAAAGAAGAAGTTAAGAGCTTCATGGATCGGAAGAAAGGATTTACAGAAGTCAAGTCACAGAATGGAGAATTCATGACCCACAAACTTAAACATACAGAGAATACTTTCAG CCGCCCTGGAGGGAAGGCCAGCGTGGACACCAAGGAGGCTGAAGGCGCCCCCCAGGTCGAAGCCGGCAAGCGGCTGGAGGAGCTTCGTCGTCGTCGCGGGGAGACTGAGAGCGAAGAGTTTGAGAAGCTCAAACAGAAGCAGCAGGAGGCGGCTTTGGAGCTGGAGGAGctcaagaaaaagagggaggagagaaggaaggttctggaggaggaagaacagaggaggaagcaggaggaggcCGATCGAAAACTCAGAGAGGAG gaagagaagagaaggctaAAGGAAGAGATTGAAAGGCGAAGAGCAGAAGCTGCTGAGAAACGCCAGAAGATGCCAGAAGATGGCTTGTCAGATGACAAGAAACCATTCAAGTGTTTCACTCCTAAAGGTTCATCTCTCAAg ATAGAAGAGCGAGCAGAATTTTTGAATAAGTCTGTGCAGAAAAG cagTGGTGTCAAATCAACTCATCAAGCAGCAGTAGTCTCCAAGATTGACAGCAGACTGGAGCAGTATACCAGTGCAATTGAG GGAACGAAAAGTGCAAAACCTACAAAGCCGGCAGCCTCGGATCTTCCTGTTCCTGCTGAAGGGGTACGCAACATCAAGAGCATGTGGGAGAAAGGGAATGTGTTTTCATCCCCCACGGCAGCAGGCACCCCAAATAAG GAAACTGCTGGCTTGAAGGTAGGGGTTTCCAGCCGCATCAATGAATGGCTAACTAAAACCCCAGATGGAAACAAGTCACCTGCTCCCAAACCTTCT gacttgagaccaggagatgTATCCGGCAAGCGGAACCTCTGGGAAAAGCAATCTGTGGACAAGGTCACTTCCCCCACTAAG